TAATATGGGCCTCATTTTAACCGTTGTTATTATGTGGACCAGGATATGACCCAGCAGACGCCCACTCAGGAACTAATAGCCAAGGATTTGCATGGGGTTGAGTGGCATTTTAAGCACATATTTAGAGGTGATCTTTTGTTCTTTTGGGTCGTTGATATAAGCTTGTTTTCTCGTTATAAAATAGTGTTTTACTATGTGTTGATCTGTGGCAGTAACTTATTCAAGTTCCTTAGTTGAAAGTTATGTATCCCATTTAAACTGCGCAGGTCAACCTCGAAGACATTTGCTCACAACTGGATGGAGTACATTCGTTACCTCTAAGAGATTAGTTGCTGGAGATTCATTTGTGTTTTTGAGGTACAAACGTGTTGTATGTATGGTCTAATTATGTGATAGTTCTGGGGTTTTATGCATTTATCCTAATTTGACACTGTCCAATGGCATTCATTCTAGGGGAGAAAATGGGGAATTGCGTGTCGGGGTCAGGCATCATGCTCGCCAACAGAACTCCATTCCCTCATCTGTGATTTCTAGTCAGAGCATGCACCTCGGAGTGCTGGCAACGGCATCTCATGCTCTTTTAACTCAAACCTTGTTCGTTGTTTATTACAAGCCAAGGTCTGTTATACATTCCCATTGTTTTCACCTGCATTTGATATTACTATGTACTTTCTCCTTTTTATGTCGGTTTTTATCAAAACTTTTCAGAACGAGTCAGTTCATCATTGGACTGAACAAGTATGTAGAAGCTGTGAACCACAAGTTTGGAGTTGGCATGAGATTCAAGATGCGTTTCGAGGGGGAGGATTCTCCTGAGAGGAGGTTAGTCAGTATAAGGTCACACGATCAATGAATTTAGAGAATTGTGGACTTAATTTCtaactctctctttctttcgcCTGATCAGGTTTTCAGGCACAATCGTTGGGGTCGAGAATATCTCTTCTCACTGGGAAGATTCTAAATGGCGGTCATTGAAGGTCAGTATCTGTGCTGAGTTCACTTTATTAGCATTCAATCATTATTGATTCAGGGCtgatttttttgttttcatttcttttataaatattcctAGGTTCAATGGGATGAACCTGCATCAATCCGAAGACCAGAAAGGGTTTCACCTTGGGAAATCGAGCCATTTGTGCCATCTGTACCAACCAGCCTATCCCCACCACTGATGTCAAAACATAAAAGAGCTCGCCCTCATGTCGAAATTCCAATTTCTGGTTAGATTTGCCTTCCAAAAATGTAACGTTTTTACACATTTCTTCCCTTTTTCGTGTGCTTTATATCTCTTATTGCCATGATTATAGATAATCAGACTTCTGCTGCGTCGGCTGCTTGGAATTTGCCTCATGAGTCGCATCAGACGAATCATGGTCTGGAAGGACAAAAAGGCAATCATACAGCTAAATCTGTTGCAGAAACAGATACCGGTGCTTCTCCTAATATGATTACTGAGGAAGCGGAAGAGAGTAAAACTGCGTCAGCTTGGTCTGTTATTTCAAATACTTCAGCTCCGAGTTCTGTAAAACAGAACAGTAGTCCTGTATCTTGCCCGAACGAGAGGAAACCCGATGCTGCTGCAACCTGCAGATTGTTCGGAATCGACTTGAAAAATCCTTTGATTTTGCCACTTGCCGAGAATTCTTCCATGATATCAGATGATGCTCCGCAAGAAGCAGAAGGATGCGGTAAAGGCCAATCGAGAGCCCCAAGAAAAGATGCTCAGAGCCGACATGGTCACTCCTCCAGAAGTCGCACCAAGGTACTCGATAAGTGACTCTAAGCTTGAATTACGAATATTTTCCCTAATAAGATTATGTTTTGTGTTGAGAACTGACTTTGAgattttgaaccaaaatttgATGGAGAAGGTACAAATGCAAGGGGTTGCGGTTGGCCGTGCAGTGGACTTGACCACACTAAAGGGGTATGATGAACTCATAACTGAACTTGAAGAGATGTTCGAAATTAAAGGAGAGCTGCAGCCTCGAGATAAATGGGAAATCGTGTTTACGGATAATGAAGGGGACATGATGCTTATGGGTGACGATCCATGGCTGTAAGCGCCCATTTtcttttaagggttaattgccaaAAATAACACACAACGTTTACCAAAATCTGCAATTTTCACGTGACTTTTAAACCACTGCACTTAGAATACTTGCCTTCATCTTTGCTAGTACAACATCTCTAAAAAATTTCCAAACAGTTTGTCTTGTGTGTTCCTTGAAATCAGGTTGTTTTACCTATGAAATGTGGTTTTGTTACTGAAGATATTAGGGATGTCATAATTGCTACATTTTAAAAGTTAAATCCGGGTATATGTTGTGTTATTTCCAACAATGAACCCTTCTTTGAAATGACTGCACATTCTCTTCACCGGAGTTCTTTTAAATCCGAGCATGTGAATTCTTGCAGAGAATTTGTCAACATGGTTCGGAGAATTTTCATCTGTTCGAGCCAGgaggtgaagaagatgaaacGATGTGAAGGAACCACCAGCCTCAGCTTGCAACATCTTGGTGATTAAACTCTTCACTTTGTGTTTTCCTTTGCATGGACCTCTTTGCTTGATTGGCTTTTCTGTTGTTCCATTAGAAAAGGGATAGGAAATTTCATGTGGTTAACGAGCCAACGGGCACTAGCTTAGTTCGTGGCTCGATTTTGTGAATCTCTCGGCTCGTTTTCAGGTATAACGACTGCGGATCATCATCATCCTGGTGTAGGTTGGTTAGATTATGTGCATATTAGAGTACTGTGTTGTTGGGTAGGAGAATGTGGGCTCTTGATGTATATGTCAAAAGTTGTGTTTGGAAATTTGGAGCTTTTCTTTCTTGTGGACTCTAATTTATCATCATCAAGTCAAGCACAAGGGTTAGCACTTAGTTGATTTCCTGAGTTTAATCACATCATTTACTCttcatttttttacttttgtaTCGCTACTTTATACTGTGCTTGGTTTTATACATCATTATCTGTGGATGctactaaaaattaaaacatagtTAGCAGAATGCCTTATTATTATGATTTAGTCaatgtcatttttataagataaatgtaaaattatcattttggtatagtaaagataaaaaaatgctAGCTGCAAtttctaaaatatattttaaattaattattgttaCTAAAATATCTTTCAGTATGCTATTAATAAACATTGGAGGTATATTGGTTGCCTATGAAGGGAtcaaattttttctttattttttggaTGCAAATAAGTAATGCCAAATCCTTACTATTCAACAAACTGATACTCGAGCTAAGGTATCGATAAtgatagtactccctccgtcccattagtagtgtctcattTTCTTTATGGCAATATTCTAtctttatacttaatatttaaataattttcatcaattcactttatctactttctacacactccttaatctccgtgtctaaaagaaatgagacactactaatggAACGGAAGGAGTATTTGTTTATTTGAGCATATTGCTTATACaataaatttgatttgatgatctctagaaacaaaaaaacaaaaaaaaaaaaaaaaacaaaaagatttGATATTAATAGCTCGATAATGATAGTATTTGAGCACATGATATGCTTAAATTATAAACTGGATCACACGTGAAAATAACGTAAAAAACGACttcaataaaaatcaaaactcattcctttcaaaaaagaaatcaaaactcattttattgGATATGTATATCCAATAAGTGACTTTACGTCTTTATGTGTCTCGCTCAACCTACAATTCAAAGAAGCGATTAGGAATTCTTATGGGACATGCTTAAAAGGAATGGGAGTAATAATGTGCACGAAAGgttattattactttttttaaatataaaatacatattATGTCATGAAATTGCACATTACATTAACGAATTAAGAACAATTATACTATTAaaaatttgattaaatattCAAACAAATTACAGTttaatatctaaataaaatacagCCAATACGAAATGTTATTATCATCTCGCAATACTTAGCATAAAAAGTTAAAAACTTTAATGACTATATATTAGGGAAAgccaaaaaaagagagaaaaaaataccccctccgtcccacgaatcttgacacatatttttttttggaccgtcgcacgaatcttgacacatttccaaataaggtagtaataattattattttctctctcatactttatcacttttattacattctctcctactttatcatttttatactttattaactacacacttaaaacacttatctacaactccttaattttcgtgcgaaatcaaacgtgtcaagattcgtgggacggagggagtatcattttattCATAAATCAATTTATTCTTGCGTGAAATACAAACTAAAACTATCGGCCCAAAACCACTTTATTGGGTTGGGCCTAGATGCTGCGATCAATCATATACGGGTCATGGATGATCCGGACCGCGAAACCCGATTTAAATCTGGTATCTGTAGTTCAGCTTGCTTTCTTGGGCAGAAAGAATTCTTCGCGAGACCTACAAAACGGAATTCGGCGAGAAGATAAATCGATATAGAGAAATGGATCCGAGAACTACAGAGGTTTCCCAACTGTTCGAGCGATTCAAAGCGGCTATTGTCCGCAAAGATTTTGATACTTGTACCCAACTTCTGTCTCAGCTCAAGGTACATCTCAATTCCTCCAAGTTCATGAAGTTTTGTGATTGTAGAAATTAGATGCAGTTGTTTACAAAAAAATTGGGCATTGTATCTGTTTTTCTTCATTACGATAGATTGTGGTTAAAACGAACTTCATTGGATGGTAAACCCTAGTACCTTTTGCAATTTCTGTCTTCGGGTTTTAGATAGGTTCAGATAATTGAGGGGGAAAATCAATTTCATGTTGTTAGTGACCTAATGTTGCTCATTTCTATCCGTTTTAGAATTGCTGAGTAAGTGGAAGAAGTTAGATCGATcaactctacttttttttttttgggcgaGGGTTCTGCATCGTTCCATTTAATATTGTCATATTGGAACGTGGAGGTTAAGAGGCCGATTGGAGTGTCACATAGGAAGGATGTGGGGGAATTCGTAAGAAGATATATTGGGTTTCTTTTGGTACCCTTGTTTAGTAGATTTATTAGACACACATGCAGAAATCATCTGATAATTGCTGGTGTTCTATAAGACAAGGGGTAGTTGAGCAACATAATGGCTGAACATATTATTTCGTGTAAATGATTATGGGTAGGAAATTTGTTTTGTCAGTGGGAAGGGGTTTGCTCTTTAATTTCAATCTAAATGTTTAGAGGAAAAGAAAGAAGCCATTTAGTGATGAGGAAGAATGCATTTTTGGTGATATAGGTGTGAAGATGAGAAAGAAACCATTTGGTGATGAGGAAGTATTGACCTTTGATGATTTAGTCTTGAAGATAACTTTTTGTTTGAGGACTGGGATCCTTATTCGTGACACAGATTATTGGGCATGAAGCTCTGTTCGATTCACTTTATATTTTAGTTAATCAGAATTTTAGATAGAAGATAATGTTTGTCTCTACGTAGTCAACACTTGATGCAACTTAGTCTTTGTGTTAATATAATGCTAAACCATTGTTCAAGATTGATATTTGTAATAAATCTTGTTAGTAACATAGATTCAATATGCTAGGTATCATTGACAGGATTCAAGAGTCTGCCTCCATTATTTGAAGAAACTCCAAATGCCGTCTATGAATTGACACTCGCAAGTAATGTTACTTTCTACAGTTCTACCTCTCATTCATATCTTTCTACAGTTTATACCATTAATCTTCCGGTGTTCTGTCCTGCTGCTCCTGCATTCTGAATTATTCTAATATTGCCTTCTTTCTTCAGGGGACATTTATGAGCATGCAGTTGTCCTAAGTGTGAAGATTGAGGATCAGGATGCTTTTGAGAGAGACTTTTTCCAACTGAAGCCTTATTATACTGATGCTTCGTAAGTATCCGCCATCAATTATTTCTCAGACTAATAAAACTATCTAGCCCCTTAATTATCTCTTTTGCTTTAAATATGATAAGATATAGCTATGTCTAGAGTTTCCATGAAAAGGATGTGTTTGTTAAGCATCTTCTTCTAGTAAGTGTTTTCTTAAGCAAATAAGACTAGTAGTAGTTGTTGTTTATGAAACAAAGGCACTATCTAATGAATTAGCACTAAAGGTACTAAAAGACTTCTGATGTCTAATTGGTCCTGTGAACATGGCGAGATGCAGTGCTTTTAATCAGGAAAAGAGATATAATCAGGGTTTTATGAACTTCTATGTGTTTGATCAACAATTGTAATTTGTTGTGCTGGTTTCTCTTATGTGAGCCTTGA
The genomic region above belongs to Salvia miltiorrhiza cultivar Shanhuang (shh) chromosome 5, IMPLAD_Smil_shh, whole genome shotgun sequence and contains:
- the LOC131024542 gene encoding auxin response factor 9-like isoform X2, which codes for MANRVSLSQQQYGGFPAEGGGGKDIMYEELWRACAGPLVDVSQVGEKVYYFPQGHMEQLEASTNQELNQRIPMFNLPSKILCSVFNINLLAEVDTDEVYAQITLMPEADQTQPRSPDMSSDEPPRPVVHSFCKVLTASDTSTHGGFSVLRKHANECLPLLDMTQQTPTQELIAKDLHGVEWHFKHIFRGQPRRHLLTTGWSTFVTSKRLVAGDSFVFLRGENGELRVGVRHHARQQNSIPSSVISSQSMHLGVLATASHALLTQTLFVVYYKPRTSQFIIGLNKYVEAVNHKFGVGMRFKMRFEGEDSPERRFSGTIVGVENISSHWEDSKWRSLKVQWDEPASIRRPERVSPWEIEPFVPSVPTSLSPPLMSKHKRARPHVEIPISDNQTSAASAAWNLPHESHQTNHGLEGQKGNHTAKSVAETDTGASPNMITEEAEESKTASAWSVISNTSAPSSVKQNSSPVSCPNERKPDAAATCRLFGIDLKNPLILPLAENSSMISDDAPQEAEGCGKGQSRAPRKDAQSRHGHSSRSRTKVQMQGVAVGRAVDLTTLKGYDELITELEEMFEIKGELQPRDKWEIVFTDNEGDMMLMGDDPWLEFVNMVRRIFICSSQEVKKMKRCEGTTSLSLQHLGD
- the LOC131024542 gene encoding auxin response factor 9-like isoform X1, which translates into the protein MANRVSLSQQQYGGFPAEGGGGKDIMYEELWRACAGPLVDVSQVGEKVYYFPQGHMEQLEASTNQELNQRIPMFNLPSKILCSVFNINLLAEVDTDEVYAQITLMPEADQTQPRSPDMSSDEPPRPVVHSFCKVLTASDTSTHGGFSVLRKHANECLPLLDMTQQTPTQELIAKDLHGVEWHFKHIFRGQPRRHLLTTGWSTFVTSKRLVAGDSFVFLRGENGELRVGVRHHARQQNSIPSSVISSQSMHLGVLATASHALLTQTLFVVYYKPRTSQFIIGLNKYVEAVNHKFGVGMRFKMRFEGEDSPERRFSGTIVGVENISSHWEDSKWRSLKVQWDEPASIRRPERVSPWEIEPFVPSVPTSLSPPLMSKHKRARPHVEIPISDNQTSAASAAWNLPHESHQTNHGLEGQKGNHTAKSVAETDTGASPNMITEEAEESKTASAWSVISNTSAPSSVKQNSSPVSCPNERKPDAAATCRLFGIDLKNPLILPLAENSSMISDDAPQEAEGCGKGQSRAPRKDAQSRHGHSSRSRTKKVQMQGVAVGRAVDLTTLKGYDELITELEEMFEIKGELQPRDKWEIVFTDNEGDMMLMGDDPWLEFVNMVRRIFICSSQEVKKMKRCEGTTSLSLQHLGD